In one window of Polynucleobacter sp. AM-7D1 DNA:
- a CDS encoding oxidative damage protection protein, which yields MARMVQCIKLNKEAEGMDFAPLPGELGKKIWNQVSKEAWAAWLKQQTMLINENRLNMADPRARQYLLKQVEKYFFEGGADTAQGYVPPADESK from the coding sequence ATGGCACGCATGGTTCAATGCATCAAACTCAATAAAGAAGCTGAAGGTATGGACTTTGCTCCACTGCCAGGCGAGCTAGGCAAAAAGATTTGGAACCAAGTTTCTAAAGAAGCTTGGGCGGCTTGGTTAAAGCAACAAACCATGTTGATTAATGAGAATCGCCTCAATATGGCCGATCCTCGTGCTCGTCAATATTTGCTCAAACAAGTTGAAAAATACTTCTTTGAGGGTGGTGCTGATACTGCTCAGGGCTATGTACCGCCAGCAGATGAGTCTAAATAA
- the tal gene encoding transaldolase yields MTTSLTALSQLKQLTTVVADTGDFERMQEYQPQDATTNPSLILKAAQQANYQALVNQVKSAHPGMKPVDLVDHILVAFGLEILKIVPGRVSTEVDARLSFDTQATINKARHLIALYESHGIDRQRVLIKLAGTWEGIQAAKALEAEGIHCNMTLLFSLVQAAACGAVNAKLISPFVGRITDWYKAKLGSSWSDINNGGSNDPGVTSVKRIFHYYKHFGISTEIMGASFRNTSQILELAGCDLLTISPELLGDLQNSATAVKKKLNSSNAASALASENISALKLDQSNFRLQLNNDAMATEKLAEGIRNFCIDTEKLEILLSS; encoded by the coding sequence ATGACCACTTCCCTCACCGCGCTTAGCCAACTAAAGCAACTGACAACGGTCGTAGCCGATACCGGCGACTTTGAGCGCATGCAGGAATACCAGCCCCAAGATGCAACAACCAATCCATCCCTGATACTCAAGGCGGCACAGCAAGCCAACTATCAGGCCTTGGTAAATCAAGTTAAATCAGCCCACCCTGGTATGAAACCAGTCGATTTAGTCGACCACATCCTAGTGGCTTTTGGCCTTGAGATTTTAAAGATTGTTCCAGGACGGGTTTCAACTGAAGTAGATGCCCGCCTCTCTTTTGATACTCAGGCAACCATTAACAAAGCACGGCATCTTATTGCACTGTATGAATCTCACGGGATCGATCGTCAGCGCGTCTTAATCAAACTAGCAGGTACCTGGGAAGGCATTCAGGCGGCTAAAGCTTTGGAAGCCGAGGGCATTCACTGCAATATGACGCTGCTTTTTTCTTTGGTGCAAGCTGCCGCTTGTGGTGCAGTGAATGCTAAATTGATTTCACCATTTGTAGGGCGTATTACCGATTGGTACAAAGCCAAACTGGGTAGCAGCTGGAGTGATATAAATAATGGCGGTTCGAATGATCCTGGCGTTACCTCAGTCAAGCGCATATTCCACTATTACAAGCACTTTGGCATCTCCACTGAAATCATGGGAGCCAGCTTTCGCAACACTAGCCAAATCTTAGAACTTGCTGGGTGTGATTTACTCACAATTAGCCCAGAGCTTTTGGGTGATCTTCAGAACAGCGCGACAGCGGTTAAGAAGAAGCTCAATTCGAGCAATGCAGCAAGCGCTCTTGCTAGCGAAAATATCTCAGCCCTCAAGTTAGATCAGTCAAACTTTAGATTGCAATTGAATAATGATGCCATGGCCACAGAAAAGCTTGCAGAAGGTATACGAAATTTCTGTATCGATACTGAAAAACTAGAGATCTTATTAAGTAGCTGA
- the trxC gene encoding thioredoxin TrxC codes for MIIHCPHCNKANRVPAEKLKQTPVCGVCKQELLSLPINATAANFSELVTQSTIPVIVDFWAPWCGPCKMFGPTFQASAIAHANQVLFVKVNTEAEQMLGSQWNIRSIPTLAGFKNGKEVHRISGALPPAQLEQFIQQLIA; via the coding sequence ATGATTATTCATTGCCCACATTGCAATAAAGCAAATCGCGTCCCTGCCGAGAAACTTAAGCAGACCCCTGTTTGTGGAGTCTGCAAACAAGAACTCCTGTCACTCCCCATCAATGCCACTGCGGCAAACTTCAGCGAACTAGTGACTCAGTCAACAATACCGGTAATAGTCGACTTTTGGGCACCATGGTGTGGTCCATGCAAGATGTTTGGTCCTACCTTTCAGGCAAGCGCTATTGCTCACGCAAATCAGGTCTTGTTTGTCAAAGTCAATACCGAGGCAGAACAAATGCTCGGATCGCAATGGAATATCCGCTCAATACCAACGCTAGCGGGATTTAAAAACGGCAAAGAAGTGCATCGCATTAGTGGAGCACTACCGCCAGCTCAATTAGAGCAATTCATTCAGCAACTAATTGCTTAA
- the rlmB gene encoding 23S rRNA (guanosine(2251)-2'-O)-methyltransferase RlmB — protein MKQILVGFHAVQARLRVDAASLKSVYFDPSRRDRRMGDFLKQAEEILGERLHAADSERLHKLAGHDRHQGVVALAEKMTIARTITEVVEDAESNQSKVMFLVLDGVTDPHNFGACLRVADGAGVDAVVIPKDRSASINATVSKVSSGASEVMPVITVTNLVRSMKEMQEAGVWLIGTDDEAEKSIYDLDLTGPIGIVMGAEGEGMRRLTRETCDELVRIPMKGVVESLNVSVASGVCLYEALRQRLAKESK, from the coding sequence ATGAAGCAAATATTGGTAGGTTTTCATGCAGTGCAAGCGCGTTTGCGAGTTGATGCCGCAAGTCTGAAGTCAGTTTATTTTGATCCTAGCCGTCGTGACCGTCGTATGGGTGATTTTCTTAAACAAGCTGAAGAGATTTTGGGTGAAAGATTGCATGCAGCCGATTCTGAACGTCTTCACAAACTCGCTGGTCATGATCGCCATCAAGGTGTAGTAGCTTTAGCAGAGAAGATGACCATCGCCAGAACCATTACCGAGGTGGTTGAAGATGCGGAGAGTAATCAAAGTAAGGTAATGTTCTTGGTATTGGACGGAGTAACTGATCCCCATAATTTCGGTGCATGTTTACGTGTTGCTGATGGCGCTGGTGTTGATGCTGTAGTGATCCCTAAAGATCGCTCGGCCTCTATTAATGCGACTGTGAGTAAGGTATCGAGTGGCGCTTCTGAAGTAATGCCAGTGATTACCGTTACCAACTTAGTACGCAGCATGAAAGAAATGCAAGAGGCGGGCGTTTGGTTAATTGGCACTGACGATGAGGCAGAAAAATCTATTTACGATCTGGATCTCACTGGTCCTATTGGCATTGTCATGGGTGCAGAGGGTGAGGGCATGAGGCGCTTAACGCGTGAGACTTGTGACGAGTTGGTGCGTATCCCAATGAAGGGTGTAGTGGAGAGCTTGAATGTTTCTGTTGCGAGTGGCGTATGCTTGTACGAAGCACTAAGACAACGCTTGGCTAAAGAGTCTAAATAA
- the rpiA gene encoding ribose-5-phosphate isomerase RpiA — MNQDQLKQLVGEAARDEVLKLPAGQIIGVGTGSTANCFIDALAPHKGHFAGTVSSSNATTERLLKHGFKVLDPNDVNQLPTYVDGADEIDPAGHMIKGGGGALTREKIIASMAKQFICICDSSKQVPVLGSFALPVEIIPLSKAIVTQELLKLGGSVSLRMAKETRADLGQTPSQPFVTDNGGWILDIAGLKITNPLALEAQINQIAGVITVGLFAKEKADILLVSNASGVSRLVL, encoded by the coding sequence ATGAATCAAGATCAACTAAAGCAATTGGTGGGTGAAGCAGCGCGGGATGAGGTTTTGAAGTTGCCAGCTGGCCAGATCATAGGTGTTGGGACTGGCTCCACCGCTAATTGTTTTATTGATGCTTTGGCGCCGCATAAGGGGCATTTTGCAGGAACGGTATCTAGTTCTAATGCTACGACTGAGCGCTTGTTAAAGCATGGTTTTAAGGTTTTAGATCCGAATGATGTGAATCAGTTGCCCACCTATGTTGATGGCGCAGATGAGATCGATCCTGCTGGTCACATGATTAAGGGCGGTGGCGGTGCCTTGACCCGCGAAAAGATTATTGCCTCGATGGCAAAGCAATTCATTTGTATTTGCGACTCATCTAAACAAGTCCCAGTCTTGGGAAGCTTCGCATTGCCGGTGGAGATCATTCCTTTATCCAAAGCTATCGTTACTCAAGAGTTGCTTAAGTTAGGCGGTTCAGTCTCGCTCAGGATGGCAAAAGAAACTCGTGCTGACTTAGGGCAGACGCCAAGCCAGCCTTTTGTGACGGATAACGGTGGCTGGATTTTAGATATTGCTGGCTTAAAGATCACCAATCCACTCGCGCTAGAGGCGCAAATTAATCAAATTGCTGGCGTGATTACTGTGGGTCTCTTTGCCAAAGAGAAAGCCGATATTTTGCTGGTGAGCAATGCGTCAGGCGTAAGCCGTCTAGTTTTGTAG
- a CDS encoding DUF2892 domain-containing protein, producing MKCNIGHTDRVLRMTVGVTLMGLAGFGITGPWAWIGVIPLLTGMMGNCPAYSILGINTAKK from the coding sequence ATGAAATGCAATATTGGACATACTGACCGCGTTCTACGAATGACTGTTGGCGTCACCCTGATGGGGCTTGCAGGCTTTGGAATTACTGGCCCCTGGGCTTGGATCGGCGTCATCCCTTTGCTGACTGGGATGATGGGAAATTGCCCTGCTTACAGTATTTTGGGTATCAATACCGCTAAGAAGTAA